One genomic region from Candidatus Endomicrobiellum trichonymphae encodes:
- the gap gene encoding type I glyceraldehyde-3-phosphate dehydrogenase, producing MAIKVGINGFGRIGRLVFRAAQNRSDIKVVAVNDLIDVEYMAYMLKYDSVHGTFKGTVEVKNGNLIVNGNTIRVTAEKNPADLKWSDVEAEYVVESTGLFLSKDKALAHINAGAKYVVMSAPSKDDTPMFVCGVNLDSYKKGTQFVSNASCTTNCLAPIAKVLNDKFSILDGLMTTVHATTATQKTVDGPSAKDWRGGRATSGNIIPSSTGAAKAVGKVIPQLNGKLTGMSFRIPTLDVSVVDLTVNLAKPASYDEIKAAMKSASENELKGILGYTEDEVVSSDFVGDARTSIFDAKAGIALTNKFVKVVSWYDNEWGYSNKILDLISYMKKVNG from the coding sequence ATGGCAATTAAAGTAGGTATTAATGGTTTTGGACGTATAGGACGTTTGGTGTTTCGTGCAGCACAGAACAGAAGCGATATTAAAGTGGTTGCCGTCAACGACTTGATTGATGTCGAATATATGGCTTATATGTTAAAATATGATTCCGTTCACGGAACTTTTAAGGGAACTGTTGAAGTGAAAAACGGTAATTTAATTGTTAATGGAAATACCATCCGCGTAACGGCAGAAAAAAATCCTGCAGATTTAAAATGGAGCGATGTAGAGGCTGAGTACGTTGTAGAATCGACTGGATTGTTCCTTTCTAAAGATAAAGCTCTGGCGCATATCAATGCAGGTGCAAAATATGTCGTTATGTCTGCTCCTTCCAAAGATGATACTCCTATGTTTGTCTGCGGAGTAAACTTGGATTCATACAAAAAAGGCACGCAGTTTGTCTCCAATGCTTCCTGCACGACAAACTGTTTGGCTCCAATTGCTAAAGTGTTAAACGATAAATTTAGTATTCTCGACGGACTGATGACTACAGTTCACGCTACTACGGCTACCCAAAAGACCGTTGATGGACCGTCTGCTAAAGACTGGAGAGGCGGCAGAGCAACATCCGGCAATATTATTCCTTCTTCTACAGGAGCAGCTAAAGCTGTGGGAAAAGTAATTCCTCAGCTAAACGGAAAATTGACAGGTATGTCGTTCCGCATTCCTACGCTTGACGTTTCGGTTGTTGACTTAACGGTTAATTTAGCAAAGCCCGCTTCTTATGACGAAATTAAAGCTGCTATGAAATCAGCTTCCGAAAACGAACTTAAAGGAATTTTAGGTTATACTGAAGATGAAGTTGTATCTTCAGACTTTGTAGGCGATGCACGCACCTCAATATTTGACGCAAAAGCGGGAATTGCTTTAACAAATAAATTTGTCAAAGTTGTTTCATGGTATGACAATGAATGGGGCTATTCCAATAAGATTTTGGATCTCATTTCTTATATGAAAAAAGTAAATGGATAA
- a CDS encoding YtxH domain-containing protein produces MSDNRDTLLAFVLGGLIGATLGILYAPKSGRETRSNIKKFGEEIVDTVSNLSDDFKDDESQFKVSSKIK; encoded by the coding sequence ATGAGCGATAATAGAGATACGCTTTTGGCTTTTGTTTTAGGCGGTTTAATAGGAGCGACTCTGGGAATACTGTATGCTCCCAAATCGGGAAGAGAGACGAGAAGCAACATTAAAAAGTTCGGCGAAGAAATAGTGGACACTGTCAGCAATTTAAGCGATGATTTCAAAGATGATGAAAGCCAGTTTAAGGTTTCTTCTAAAATAAAGTAA
- a CDS encoding DUF948 domain-containing protein: MNSIGLVFIIIGVILITLSVVAVTVFLILMLIGIKKSAIEFRRFIKKINSELDGVNKVSGVASMRRKLSSLVIKGISFLFYAFLSVSERKNRTHGE; the protein is encoded by the coding sequence ATGAATTCTATAGGTTTAGTATTTATTATTATAGGAGTTATTTTAATAACTCTTTCCGTAGTGGCAGTGACAGTTTTTCTAATACTTATGCTGATTGGGATAAAGAAATCTGCGATAGAATTTAGAAGGTTTATAAAGAAAATAAACAGCGAACTAGATGGTGTCAATAAAGTTTCTGGTGTTGCATCAATGAGAAGAAAGTTATCGTCTTTGGTTATTAAGGGGATTTCATTTCTTTTTTATGCTTTTTTAAGTGTCAGTGAAAGAAAAAACAGAACGCATGGGGAATAA
- a CDS encoding rolling circle replication-associated protein: protein MNKYSTFRKLDVQTFIKDLRDYLSYHRNLKIRCFYCGEYGNILDRPHYHITVYGLSAGYSPKTISRITKDYNKWGYF, encoded by the coding sequence TTGAATAAATATTCTACGTTTCGTAAACTTGACGTCCAGACATTTATTAAGGATTTGCGTGATTATCTTAGTTATCATAGAAATTTAAAGATTAGGTGCTTTTATTGCGGTGAATACGGAAATATATTGGATAGACCGCATTATCATATCACTGTATATGGGCTTAGCGCTGGCTATAGCCCTAAAACTATATCTAGAATAACTAAAGATTATAACAAGTGGGGTTATTTTTGA
- the ychF gene encoding redox-regulated ATPase YchF: protein MKLGIIGLPNVGKSTLFNAITEARSETANYPFCTIDPNVGVVNVPDKRLDFLEKLYNSKKKVHATAEFLDIAGLVKGASQGEGLGNQFLSHIRETAAVIHTVRCFESKDITHVMGGVDPFRDIEIIDTELILADIESVSKRLEKLEKTVRLNDKKILAERELAIKVKAHLDVGNPARTLKLSDNEKIIVKDFFLITAKPVLYVCNVAESDLPVMENKYIKIVKEKSEKENALVIPVCAKIEAELSELSEDDQKTFLKDLGLGYPGLNRLIRAGYDLLGLATFLTAGEDEVKAWTIKKGIPAPQAAGAIHSDFERGFIRAKVMSFDDLLRLGSEKAVKEAGLLRSEGKEYLVKDGDIIEFRFNV from the coding sequence ATGAAACTTGGTATTATTGGACTTCCTAATGTAGGCAAGTCGACGCTGTTTAATGCCATAACAGAAGCGCGCTCAGAAACAGCAAACTATCCTTTTTGCACTATTGATCCGAATGTCGGGGTGGTTAATGTTCCGGATAAACGGCTAGATTTCCTTGAAAAACTTTACAATTCTAAGAAGAAAGTTCATGCAACTGCAGAATTTTTGGATATCGCGGGACTTGTAAAAGGCGCATCACAGGGTGAAGGACTGGGCAACCAGTTTTTGTCGCATATAAGAGAAACTGCCGCCGTTATTCATACAGTGAGATGTTTTGAAAGCAAGGACATTACTCATGTCATGGGGGGCGTCGACCCTTTTAGAGATATAGAAATTATAGATACGGAACTCATCTTGGCTGATATAGAATCCGTTTCAAAAAGACTTGAAAAACTTGAAAAAACTGTCAGATTAAACGATAAAAAGATACTTGCTGAAAGAGAACTCGCAATAAAAGTCAAAGCTCATCTTGATGTGGGAAATCCTGCAAGAACCCTCAAACTTTCAGACAATGAAAAAATAATAGTAAAAGACTTTTTCTTAATAACTGCAAAACCTGTTTTATACGTCTGCAACGTTGCGGAAAGTGATTTGCCCGTAATGGAAAATAAATACATAAAAATTGTGAAAGAAAAATCAGAAAAAGAAAATGCGCTGGTAATACCTGTATGCGCAAAAATTGAAGCAGAACTCTCCGAACTTTCCGAAGATGACCAGAAAACTTTTCTAAAAGATTTAGGACTGGGATATCCCGGACTTAACCGTCTAATAAGAGCAGGATACGATTTGCTCGGACTTGCAACGTTTCTTACTGCGGGGGAAGATGAGGTAAAAGCGTGGACTATAAAAAAAGGAATTCCGGCTCCTCAAGCTGCCGGTGCAATACATTCTGATTTTGAAAGAGGCTTTATACGCGCTAAAGTTATGAGTTTTGATGACCTACTCAGGCTTGGTAGCGAAAAAGCCGTAAAAGAAGCGGGATTGTTGAGAAGTGAAGGAAAAGAATATTTAGTTAAAGATGGCGACATAATAGAATTCCGCTTTAATGTATAA
- a CDS encoding peptidylprolyl isomerase: protein MKKFFSALAVTFFIVGVGSIFAEPKKVDQTLAIVNGKPIFESEVNKVFNNLKSDMLASEQWSEQKINELKNRILERQIDSILLKNEIKKQKILVSRKEVLEYIKELKKNHAIDEELSKQNLTYKDLEKSVSEIIRFMKLIDKILDVNVEKITEAEIKSFYDKVIIKMKGGNPGLSHDKDCLAASVADDLKKMFSENVRIKQIFIKNPKGTQDAETQVVQSKVETVKKELQVKSFAEVARKYSEDLISKSRNGDLGIVVVKGDLPLVLEKAVFSMKVGDYTKEPIKTDIGYYFIKLEEKLPNRKIVFDGKVKDYINSRLLQFNNEQACIRYISTLRTKANIKINKVW from the coding sequence ATGAAGAAATTTTTTTCAGCGTTGGCGGTAACGTTTTTTATAGTAGGGGTGGGGAGTATTTTTGCGGAACCTAAAAAAGTGGATCAAACTTTGGCTATAGTAAACGGCAAGCCTATCTTTGAATCGGAAGTAAACAAAGTTTTCAATAATTTAAAATCTGATATGCTTGCATCGGAGCAGTGGTCAGAACAAAAGATAAATGAGTTAAAAAACAGGATTTTAGAGAGACAAATTGATTCCATCCTTTTGAAAAATGAAATAAAAAAACAAAAAATTTTAGTTTCAAGAAAAGAAGTTTTAGAATACATTAAAGAACTGAAAAAGAATCATGCAATTGATGAAGAACTCAGTAAACAAAATCTTACGTACAAAGACTTAGAAAAAAGTGTTAGCGAAATTATTAGATTTATGAAACTTATTGATAAGATATTGGATGTCAATGTAGAAAAGATTACGGAAGCTGAAATTAAAAGTTTTTACGATAAGGTTATTATAAAAATGAAAGGAGGAAATCCGGGACTTTCACATGATAAGGACTGTTTAGCTGCAAGTGTTGCCGACGATCTGAAAAAAATGTTCAGCGAAAATGTGAGAATTAAACAAATATTTATTAAAAATCCTAAAGGTACACAGGATGCTGAAACACAAGTAGTACAATCGAAAGTTGAAACTGTAAAAAAAGAACTTCAAGTAAAATCTTTTGCAGAGGTTGCGAGAAAATATTCCGAAGATCTTATTTCTAAGTCAAGAAATGGTGATTTGGGAATAGTTGTTGTGAAAGGCGATTTGCCTCTGGTTTTAGAAAAGGCTGTTTTTTCTATGAAAGTTGGTGATTACACAAAAGAGCCTATAAAAACAGATATAGGATATTATTTCATAAAACTTGAAGAAAAACTCCCAAACAGAAAAATAGTTTTTGACGGTAAGGTCAAAGATTATATAAATAGCAGATTATTGCAATTCAATAATGAGCAAGCTTGTATCCGTTACATAAGCACTTTGAGGACAAAAGCGAATATTAAAATAAACAAAGTCTGGTAA
- the pdxA gene encoding 4-hydroxythreonine-4-phosphate dehydrogenase PdxA — protein MTKPRLAITLGDPAGVGCEIVCRAVSSSAVKRVCNPVIFGDKQSLKRSLLKYLKNRMPFEFVESSNIGDSVKMGAPSKKAGIIAASAIYKAVKYCANGKALALVTAPVSKESLKMSGIKYPGHTELLASLTNSKKVAMMMTCGNIHGVMVTRHIPVSKISENIKTKTIVEAVNLSVNFLRKAGKKNIKVVLCGLNPHAGDNSILGFEEKKFILPAYKIIKKSGIDITKPLSADSAWLKTKNGQYDLICAMYHDQIMIALKCINAAKIVNVTIGLPFVRTSPGHGTAFNIAGKNEADASAMIEAVLYAARWGKKSRMQS, from the coding sequence ATGACTAAACCCCGATTGGCGATTACTTTAGGCGATCCTGCGGGCGTAGGCTGTGAAATAGTCTGCAGGGCTGTAAGTTCTTCAGCGGTAAAAAGAGTTTGTAATCCCGTTATATTTGGCGATAAACAAAGTCTGAAGAGAAGCCTGCTTAAATATCTTAAAAATAGAATGCCTTTTGAGTTTGTAGAATCTTCAAATATTGGAGATTCTGTAAAAATGGGAGCTCCATCAAAAAAAGCAGGGATAATTGCGGCATCTGCAATTTATAAAGCCGTAAAATATTGTGCGAATGGTAAAGCTCTGGCGCTTGTCACAGCTCCGGTTTCAAAAGAATCGTTAAAAATGTCGGGGATAAAATATCCGGGACACACAGAATTGCTTGCCTCTCTTACCAACAGTAAAAAAGTTGCGATGATGATGACTTGCGGCAATATACACGGTGTTATGGTTACAAGACATATTCCCGTTTCAAAAATCTCTGAAAATATAAAAACAAAAACTATAGTTGAAGCCGTAAATTTGAGTGTAAATTTCTTAAGAAAAGCAGGCAAAAAAAACATAAAAGTTGTCTTATGCGGTTTGAATCCGCATGCCGGTGATAATTCAATTTTAGGCTTTGAAGAAAAAAAGTTTATATTGCCAGCGTACAAAATAATAAAAAAATCAGGAATTGACATAACAAAACCTCTGTCCGCAGATTCCGCTTGGCTGAAAACAAAAAATGGACAGTACGATTTAATATGCGCTATGTACCACGATCAGATAATGATAGCTCTGAAATGTATAAACGCTGCAAAAATAGTGAATGTCACTATAGGACTTCCTTTTGTGAGGACGTCTCCCGGTCACGGAACGGCGTTTAATATTGCAGGCAAAAATGAAGCAGATGCAAGCGCAATGATAGAGGCAGTATTATATGCTGCACGGTGGGGAAAGAAAAGTCGTATGCAAAGTTAA
- a CDS encoding PQ-loop domain-containing transporter, with product MGTLYPFSIYKSYKSKSNDGKSLWFLLIALSGYMFCIIHKIFYNYDSVIFLYIFNFIMIFADSCLYLRNRIISNKKSY from the coding sequence TTGGGCACTTTATATCCGTTTTCAATATATAAGTCGTATAAGTCGAAAAGTAATGATGGCAAAAGTTTGTGGTTTTTACTGATTGCTTTGTCCGGTTATATGTTTTGTATAATTCACAAAATATTCTACAATTACGACAGCGTTATTTTTCTGTATATTTTTAATTTTATTATGATTTTTGCAGATTCCTGCCTGTATTTAAGAAACCGCATTATTTCGAATAAAAAGTCTTACTGA
- a CDS encoding AAA family ATPase: MIIGLTGACCSGKDTIAEYISKKHGYKHYSLSEILRGIMKEKGIKLTRENLAVFGTELREENGNEILAKKALEKIDLGGRFCITSIRHTGEVEKLRERKDFILVNITAPQNIRFERMRNRKRYGDPQTFEKFTELEEKESQTKGHGQQLKKTADMADINFINYSNDMASLEITVEKLLKDIKNK, encoded by the coding sequence ATGATCATAGGTTTGACGGGAGCTTGTTGCTCGGGTAAAGACACAATTGCAGAGTATATTTCTAAAAAGCACGGCTATAAACATTATTCGCTGTCAGAGATTTTAAGGGGAATAATGAAAGAAAAAGGCATTAAGCTTACTAGAGAAAATCTGGCAGTGTTTGGAACTGAATTAAGAGAAGAAAACGGGAACGAAATTCTTGCAAAAAAGGCTCTAGAAAAAATTGATTTAGGTGGCAGATTCTGTATAACTTCCATAAGACATACCGGCGAAGTTGAAAAACTAAGAGAAAGAAAAGATTTTATTTTAGTAAACATCACGGCCCCACAAAATATACGTTTTGAAAGAATGCGGAATAGAAAAAGATACGGGGACCCACAGACTTTTGAAAAATTTACTGAACTTGAAGAAAAAGAATCTCAAACCAAAGGGCATGGCCAGCAGCTGAAAAAGACGGCAGATATGGCTGACATTAATTTTATCAACTATTCAAACGATATGGCTAGTCTAGAAATTACAGTTGAAAAACTGTTAAAAGATATTAAAAACAAATGA
- a CDS encoding CCA tRNA nucleotidyltransferase has translation MEDIIISYPAPVQRKKKLRQLLTTQIFILPLYVIMSVDMEDIVIPQRYKSIIDKISITAVENSFDVYIVGGFVRDLFIKREPKDLDIMVCGRGSNLSMQSAGINFSKILAKKYKLDKPVIFERFGTSKLFMDSEEVEFVMPRREYYNANSRNPDTQIASVEQDALRRDFTINALFLRLNDMKILDFTSQGVVDIKNKIIRVTDPSNIEIIFKQDPLRILRAVRQSVQLDFKIETETYNAMKISSPSIEIVSPERIRDEINKILIEKIPSKAFKIMDEINLSVKILPEVARLKNLEQLEKYHTDDVFVHTLKVLDRTKNDIILRMAALLHDTGKYATCKKNGGRICFYGHDAESAKEAEAVLKRLKYSKEFIQKTVSVIKNHMYPKMYSDDWTDGAVRRFVKRCSGELDLIMEISRADYGKDSNDVKLVKLKKRIEDLKLKNMLYPKPELLTGREMMSIFNRLSGKWIRKAKSKIEEMRFENPGITKEEAIEIIREMFRK, from the coding sequence ATGGAAGATATAATAATTTCATATCCCGCCCCGGTACAGCGGAAAAAGAAATTAAGACAGTTATTGACGACGCAGATTTTTATCTTGCCGCTTTATGTTATAATGTCGGTGGATATGGAAGACATAGTCATACCTCAAAGATATAAATCGATAATTGATAAAATTTCTATTACCGCGGTAGAAAACAGTTTTGATGTTTATATTGTCGGCGGTTTTGTAAGAGATTTATTTATCAAAAGAGAACCTAAAGATTTAGATATTATGGTCTGCGGTAGAGGAAGCAATTTATCCATGCAGTCAGCCGGAATAAATTTTTCTAAAATTCTGGCAAAAAAATACAAGCTTGACAAACCTGTTATTTTTGAAAGGTTTGGAACGTCCAAACTGTTTATGGACAGCGAAGAAGTGGAATTCGTAATGCCAAGAAGAGAATATTATAATGCGAATTCCAGAAATCCGGATACGCAGATAGCCTCTGTAGAACAGGACGCTTTAAGACGGGACTTTACAATAAATGCTTTGTTTTTGAGACTCAACGATATGAAAATTCTGGATTTTACTTCACAAGGCGTCGTCGACATCAAAAACAAGATCATAAGAGTAACCGATCCCTCAAATATCGAAATAATATTTAAACAGGATCCTTTAAGAATTTTGCGTGCTGTGCGCCAGAGTGTGCAGCTTGATTTTAAGATTGAAACTGAAACTTATAATGCGATGAAAATTTCGTCGCCTAGCATTGAAATTGTTTCGCCCGAACGCATAAGAGACGAAATAAACAAAATTTTAATAGAAAAGATCCCGTCAAAAGCGTTTAAGATAATGGATGAAATCAATCTTTCAGTTAAAATCCTGCCTGAAGTTGCGAGGTTAAAGAATTTAGAGCAGCTTGAAAAATATCATACTGATGACGTATTTGTGCATACTCTTAAAGTTTTAGACAGAACAAAAAACGATATCATTTTAAGAATGGCGGCTTTACTGCACGATACGGGAAAATATGCAACGTGTAAAAAGAATGGTGGCAGAATTTGTTTTTACGGGCATGACGCTGAAAGCGCTAAAGAAGCCGAAGCTGTTTTAAAGAGACTTAAATACTCAAAAGAATTTATACAAAAAACCGTATCGGTTATAAAAAATCACATGTACCCTAAAATGTATTCGGACGACTGGACAGACGGCGCAGTGCGCAGATTTGTCAAAAGATGCAGTGGCGAACTTGATTTAATAATGGAAATTTCAAGAGCAGATTATGGTAAAGACAGCAACGACGTAAAACTTGTTAAACTCAAAAAAAGAATTGAAGATTTAAAATTAAAAAATATGCTGTATCCAAAACCGGAATTACTGACGGGAAGAGAAATGATGAGCATATTTAATAGACTTTCGGGTAAATGGATACGGAAAGCAAAGAGTAAGATAGAGGAAATGCGGTTTGAAAATCCCGGGATTACAAAAGAAGAAGCGATAGAAATAATAAGAGAAATGTTTAGAAAATAG
- a CDS encoding class II glutamine amidotransferase — protein sequence MLKEGELRIPSGCAISGIIDKEGKRFNGDEIIKSIALMHDRSNGLGGGFAAYGIYPQYKDFYALHIFYDNLSIKMQTENFISKYFDIESAGNIPTKSVLGVRNKPLIWRYFVHPRNYMVKDGFVDEAEFTSRYVIKINKEYKGAYVFSSGKNMGTFKGVGYPEDIGKFFMLDTYEGYMWMAHGRFPTNTPGWWGGAHPFTMLDWSVIHNGEISSYDANRRFVEMYGYKCTLQTDTEVITYLFDMLVRKHNIPMEKAIKVVAAPFWEDIERENKEVQNELKSIRSVYASALINGPFSIILGFEKGMIVLNDRIKLRSLVAAEKGSRTYVASEESAIRIICDNPHKIWSPQGGEPVIALLKGEQK from the coding sequence ATGTTAAAAGAAGGTGAATTGAGAATTCCATCGGGATGCGCTATAAGCGGCATTATAGACAAAGAAGGCAAGAGATTTAATGGGGATGAGATAATTAAATCTATCGCCTTAATGCACGATCGTTCGAACGGATTAGGCGGCGGTTTTGCTGCTTATGGCATTTATCCGCAGTATAAAGATTTTTATGCGCTTCACATATTTTATGACAATTTAAGCATTAAAATGCAGACGGAAAATTTTATTTCAAAATATTTTGACATTGAAAGCGCGGGAAACATTCCTACAAAATCTGTACTGGGCGTTAGAAACAAACCGCTGATATGGCGCTACTTTGTCCATCCTAGAAACTATATGGTAAAAGATGGTTTTGTTGACGAAGCTGAATTTACATCAAGATATGTAATAAAGATAAATAAAGAATACAAAGGCGCGTACGTTTTTTCGAGTGGAAAAAATATGGGAACGTTTAAAGGCGTCGGATATCCTGAAGATATCGGCAAATTTTTTATGCTTGACACTTATGAAGGCTATATGTGGATGGCGCACGGAAGATTCCCAACTAATACCCCCGGCTGGTGGGGAGGAGCGCATCCTTTTACTATGCTTGACTGGTCGGTAATACACAACGGCGAAATATCTTCTTACGATGCCAACAGAAGATTTGTAGAAATGTACGGATATAAATGTACTCTCCAGACTGACACCGAAGTAATAACATATCTGTTTGACATGCTTGTGAGAAAACATAATATTCCGATGGAAAAAGCAATAAAAGTTGTTGCGGCTCCTTTTTGGGAAGATATTGAAAGAGAAAATAAAGAAGTTCAAAATGAATTAAAAAGTATAAGATCTGTTTATGCGAGTGCTCTGATTAATGGACCCTTTTCAATAATTTTAGGATTTGAAAAGGGAATGATAGTCTTAAATGACAGAATTAAGCTTCGCTCTTTGGTTGCCGCAGAGAAGGGCAGCAGAACTTATGTTGCCAGTGAAGAAAGTGCGATAAGAATAATATGCGATAATCCGCATAAAATTTGGTCGCCGCAAGGTGGAGAGCCGGTTATTGCTTTATTGAAAGGGGAGCAAAAATGA
- a CDS encoding glutamate synthase-related protein, with amino-acid sequence MSLDFNSPAFEVIRDEKKCIQCQVCARQCSNKVHLYDEEDNVVRADDIKCVNCHRCVVLCPTKALVIKKYPLEFKENANWTDAALKEIYKQSQTGGVLLSSMGNPKSFPIYWDRMLLNASQVTNPSIDPLREPMETKVMIGRKPEKLEFDAKGKLVTNVPPQIELSIPIMFSAMSYGSISRNAHESLARAATELGICYNTGEGGLNRDFYKYGKNTIVQVASGRFGVHKEYLNAGAAIEIKIGQGAKPGIGGHLPGKKVGEDVSATRMIPVGSDAISPAPHHDIYSIEDLRQLIFSLKEVTAYKKPVFVKIAAVHNSAAIASGIVRAGADAIVIDGFRGGTGAAPTRVRDNVGIPIELALAAIDQRLREEEIRNEVSLIIAGSIRNSADVVKAVALGADAVYIGSAAVIALGCHLCRSCSTGKCNWGIATQEPELVKRLNPDIMYKRLVNLASAWNHEIQELLGGMGINAIDSLRGNRLMLRGIDLNEKELEILGIKYAGE; translated from the coding sequence ATGAGTTTGGATTTTAACAGTCCCGCATTTGAAGTAATAAGAGACGAAAAGAAATGCATTCAGTGTCAGGTGTGTGCGCGTCAATGTTCCAATAAAGTACATTTATATGATGAAGAAGATAACGTTGTCCGCGCTGATGATATAAAATGCGTCAACTGCCACAGATGTGTTGTTCTTTGTCCTACAAAGGCTTTGGTGATAAAAAAGTATCCTCTTGAGTTTAAGGAAAACGCAAACTGGACAGACGCTGCATTAAAGGAAATTTATAAACAATCTCAGACAGGCGGTGTTTTACTTTCAAGTATGGGCAATCCAAAGTCTTTTCCGATTTATTGGGATAGAATGTTGCTTAATGCAAGTCAGGTCACAAATCCGTCGATAGATCCTTTGCGCGAACCTATGGAAACAAAAGTTATGATAGGCAGAAAGCCTGAGAAACTTGAATTTGATGCTAAAGGTAAACTTGTAACAAATGTCCCTCCGCAGATTGAGTTGAGTATTCCCATTATGTTTTCTGCAATGAGTTACGGTTCAATTTCGAGAAACGCCCATGAATCTCTTGCCAGAGCTGCGACAGAACTCGGAATTTGTTATAACACCGGTGAGGGCGGTTTGAACAGAGATTTTTATAAGTATGGGAAGAATACGATTGTTCAGGTAGCTTCGGGAAGATTCGGCGTTCATAAGGAGTATTTAAACGCCGGAGCTGCAATTGAAATTAAAATAGGGCAGGGAGCAAAACCGGGTATCGGAGGACATTTGCCGGGCAAAAAAGTCGGCGAAGATGTTTCCGCTACGAGAATGATACCGGTAGGCTCCGATGCTATTTCTCCAGCGCCTCATCACGATATTTATTCAATAGAAGATTTGAGACAGCTTATATTTTCGTTAAAAGAAGTTACAGCTTATAAAAAACCTGTTTTTGTAAAAATTGCTGCGGTTCATAATTCGGCTGCTATAGCTTCAGGCATAGTAAGAGCTGGAGCGGATGCCATTGTGATTGATGGTTTTCGCGGTGGAACCGGTGCAGCTCCTACAAGAGTGAGAGATAATGTTGGTATTCCGATTGAACTTGCTTTGGCGGCAATAGATCAAAGGCTGAGAGAAGAGGAAATAAGAAATGAAGTTTCTCTTATTATTGCGGGGAGTATCAGAAACAGTGCCGACGTAGTGAAAGCTGTTGCTTTAGGCGCGGATGCCGTTTATATAGGTTCGGCTGCTGTTATAGCTTTGGGTTGTCATTTATGCCGTTCTTGTTCTACTGGAAAATGCAACTGGGGAATAGCTACGCAAGAGCCTGAACTTGTAAAGAGGCTCAATCCGGATATTATGTATAAAAGACTTGTAAATTTGGCGTCTGCATGGAATCATGAAATTCAGGAACTGCTTGGCGGAATGGGGATCAATGCTATTGACAGCTTAAGAGGCAATAGACTTATGCTTAGGGGCATAGATTTGAATGAAAAAGAGTTAGAGATACTCGGCATAAAATATGCAGGCGAGTAA
- a CDS encoding 4Fe-4S dicluster domain-containing protein — protein sequence MKKIYAFERECLGCRLCEVYCKTAHSKSKDIIKAHKQENITSAIIIEEILQPKAVSYFALQCRHCASPKCVKACISGAMYRDEKGIVHNDKKRCVSCMSCVLVCPFGAVKKSNDGKAVSKCDLCVDYGNGKSLCVENCPNNAIKLLNEDEAEVLK from the coding sequence ATGAAAAAAATTTATGCGTTTGAACGCGAATGTTTAGGATGCAGACTATGCGAGGTTTACTGCAAAACGGCTCACTCGAAATCCAAAGACATAATAAAAGCTCACAAACAGGAAAATATAACTTCTGCAATAATTATTGAAGAAATTTTACAGCCGAAAGCCGTTTCGTATTTTGCGTTGCAGTGTCGTCACTGTGCAAGTCCCAAATGCGTGAAAGCCTGTATATCAGGAGCGATGTATAGAGACGAAAAGGGAATTGTGCATAATGATAAGAAAAGATGCGTCAGCTGTATGTCGTGCGTTTTAGTTTGTCCCTTTGGTGCAGTTAAAAAAAGTAATGATGGAAAAGCCGTTTCAAAGTGCGATTTATGTGTGGATTACGGTAATGGTAAATCGCTTTGCGTTGAAAACTGTCCTAATAACGCTATAAAGCTTCTCAATGAAGATGAAGCGGAGGTGTTGAAATGA